One genomic segment of Hordeum vulgare subsp. vulgare chromosome 2H, MorexV3_pseudomolecules_assembly, whole genome shotgun sequence includes these proteins:
- the LOC123425058 gene encoding probable mediator of RNA polymerase II transcription subunit 26b → MAPPPRDHWVSFFQGAGENIFDAIEAAIDVAASDQPAALRARRDAIAERLYTALLLVTSGAPTAAAAAARPAAGAPAAEPQAQAQQQQQQQQQLLPEGAASVPSLCSSDRAEAITDDGAPRHDDDSVTAEAEKIKAVLVNYQEKSETALLDLLRRLQQLEFTVHTLKVTAIGKTVTSLRKHNSKQIRHLVRLLIGGWKSIVDEWMSNGGSGDAIVDHTPQSMHPSSLEQEDRGMSSPSVDEGALFATPSTSIRLSEDNQGSRMFDGMDDAGNTRNSVQRYPGSQEPIRRPPQAVAQQYDPDQSWRQEQSAARQSRPQELANGQTREQFIAAMLAKPSSAESGPGRPQVRPKQQQGASPAQGRPQPVPSDKPASNPDANSLRAKLDLAKNAKLEMATNSKLEMTKRKLQEGYQEFDNAKKQRTVQMVDPQDIRKQGNRGWQPSAKARNNNNSSNTNNNRNWSK, encoded by the exons ATGGCGCCGCCGCCCAGGGACCACTGGGTCAGCTTCTTCCAGGGAGCCGGCGAGAACATCTTCGACGCCATCGAGGCGGCCATCGACGTCGCCGCGTCCGACCAGCCCGCTGCCCTCCGCGCCAGGCGCGACGCCATAGCCGAGCGCCTCTACACGGCGCTCCTCCTCGTGACCTCCGGCGCGCCCACCGCGGCGGCGGCCGCGGCGCGTCCCGCGGCGGGGGCGCCCGCCGCCGAGCCGCAGGCGcaggcgcagcagcagcagcagcagcagcagcagctcctcCCCGAGGGCGCCGCCAGCGTCCCCAGCCTCTGCAGCTCCGACCGCGCCGAGGCCATTACCGACGACGGCGCGCCCCGCCACGACGACGACTCCGTCACCGCCGAGGCCGAGAAAATCAAGGCCGTCCTCGTCAACTACCAGGAAAAG TCGGAGACGGCGTTGCTCGATCTGCTCCGGCGGCTGCAGCAGCTGGAGTTCACGGTGCACACCTTGAAG GTCACTGCGATTGGAAAGACTGTGACCAGCCTCCGGAAGCACAACTCCAAGCAGATTCGGCACCTTGTCCGGTTGCTCATCGG GGGTTGGAAGAGTATAGTTGACGAGTGGATGAGCAATGGAGGTAGTGGAGACGCCATTGTTG ATCACACCCCTCAGTCCATGCATCCGTCCAGTCTGGAGCAGGAAGACCGAGGAATGTCATCTCCTTCCGTGGACGAGGGGGCACTCTTCGCCACGCCGAGTACTTCCATCCGGCTCTCAGAG GACAACCAAGGCTCTAGGATGTTTGATGGAATGGATGATGCTGGAA ATACAAGGAACAGCGTACAGCGGTATCCGGGGAGCCAAGAACCAATTAGAAGGCCGCCGCAGGCAGTGGCCCAACAGTATGACCCTGACCAGAGCTGGAGGCAAGAACAATCTGCAGCAAGGCAATCACGGCCGCAAGAACTGGCCAATGGGCAAACGAGGGAGCAATTCATTGCAGCCATGCTGGCGAAGCCCTCAAGTGCAGAGTCGGGTCCTGGGAGACCTCAAGTGAGGCCTAAGCAGCAGCAGGGTGCTTCGCCCGCTCAAGGCAGACCGCAACCGGTGCCATCTGAT AAACCTGCAAGCAATCCTGATGCGAACTCGCTTCGAGCCAAGCTAGATCTTGCAAAGAATGCAAAGCTAGAAATGGCAACTAACTCGAAGCTAGAGATGACAAAGCGAAAGCTTCAGGAAGGGTACCAAGAATTCGACAACG CAAAGAAGCAGAGGACTGTACAGATGGTGGATCCGCAAGATATACGGAAGCAGGGGAACCGAGGGTGGCAGCCGAGTGCCAAGgcgaggaacaacaacaacagcagcaacaccaacaacaaccggAATTGGTCGAAATGA